The genomic stretch TAAGTTTGAAGATAGTCTTAGATGAAATTAGTCGCTTTTTGTATTCATAAGGTGCTCGAAATTGACAGAAATTGTGCAATATTTGGCCTGAGTCTTAGCCTCATCAGACACGGAACCTACAGTAACTGAgacaatttctttttattactcTTTGTCATCTCCACGCTCATTGCTCCTTCTCAAATGCTGAAACTTCTCTAGTGGTGGCAGAATTTCCATGAGCTAGTATTATTCAGCCAATAGTTGGCATCATTTATTTAGTTTAACTATCTTAAATCGGTTTTCTTTCACTGATATCTgatgattttcttcttcattgttcAAAGCTTGAACTTCAGGAGTATGGATCCGAGGATGACGAGGATGATGGTTATGGTGGTTATATCGCTGAAGAAGATGAATCCCTTGCTCTGAAACTCAAACAggcttttgattacaaagatatGGATGACTTGGAAATTGATGACAAGTATAGAGTTCCAGCTGATTTATTGAAGGGAAATGAAGCGAAAAGCAAACAGCTACGGGATTCTGCTGCTGATTTGATCCGTCGTTGTGTGGAATATGCAGACAAGTATGAAAATGAGAATGACGACAAAGAAGTAGTTATTGTTGAAGAAAGTAGTGATGAATCCGAGGTGCAGGACTGTGAAACTATTGTCTCTACATATTCAAATCTTGATAATCACCCAGGCAAAATCAAAGCACCCGAGGTAGCCAGAAAGAAGAAATTGGCTGGCACAATTTCTGTTGCTTTAGGTGCGGCCAATCCGTTGATACccctcaaaggaaaagaaaaacttccTGTTGACTATCTGCCTCAGAGCATAAAATCTTCAGCGCAAAAGGTCAAGGATGGCAGTGTCTCGAGGAATGAGCAGCCTAGGAGGAAACAGCTTGGTCAAGAGtcaaaggaagagaagaaagagcgtAAGGTAAGTacctgcttcttcttttttttcttatagacAATTTGATTAAGCCATTTGAGTTTCATCCCTTTCTGCAACTATGTGGCTTTGACTAGAGGAAGAGGACTTTTGTATGGTGTACTTCAGTTTCTGGCCCTTACAATGAGTGCGGTTCCTTCAATCGTATTCTATTGTTTAAGATGTTCATCTGAATGTAAATTCAGGCTGCTGTGAAGGAGGAAAGGCGGGAGGCACGTCGcacgaaaaaggaaatgaagggGCTTTACAGGTGCGAAGCACAGCGGGCGCAGAAAGTGGCTGCCATCACTGGCCCGTCGTCCATCCCTCTCATGTAGTTAAGTTGGCAGTGTTCCACCTGATTGGACGGGGTTGAGTCCAACGGAGGCGAAGAGCTGAATCTTGCATACCCTTTTTCTCCAAGGGGATGGTGTGGCTACTGGAATCGACAAGCTGTACCGCTAGGATTTTTAAGTTTTGCTTGTTTACATTACACATTTGGAACATCCACTGGGAAAGCATGGTTACGCATTTGTTTATTTACACATTCGCGTCAAACTTCCCTCGCCTTTTTCGCACAGGCTGTCGTCctataaaagtgaaaaagggaAACAAGACACTTGTCATCGCCGATGAAAAAGCTTCCCTGCGAAgaaattgcaaatttgcaaGATTCAAAGGGTCAACAGTTAAAAGACAATCACGTTGTGTGCATTTAGAATCATCTTTTTCAAGATCTCATCGACTCAGATTCATCAAGACTTAGCAAACCTACGAAGGAGGATTCAGGTTACAACCCAAAGTCCTGTAAATCACAATTTGTATGCCTTCGTGCTAGGTGGAGGATTGAGATTTACAAGGCAAAGAAGATTATATCGCCCGTGCTCTACCTCTTCTTTGGAGTAAAATTAATAAAGCACGTGCAGAAGTCCGCCCTTATCATGCTATATGATAAATGCTCGTCTCACAGAACCCAACACGCTTTCTCAAAAAGCTGCCATATTTCTATTTTGTGAAACGTATATTACACTCGATTTAAggcctaaaaagaaaaggaaaaagtaaaataacTAGAGAGATACATTGAAAACTAAGTATACATTTCTGGGGTTTTTGGTTGCAgatcaaagaaatttttgtaGCCTTGGTCCAAATGAAATATGCAACTCGCActcaaattttttgtatttgagATAAGTGTATctaaagttctaaaacttattaagaaagtacaattgagtcctaaactttcaaaaagtacaattaaattccaaaatttgtcaaattggcgcaatcaagtcatttcgtTAACTTTGTCCGTCCGAtatggcttcttctttttttttatttactctaTATTATGTGGCACCGACGtgactaaaatatgaaaaacaagaccaaaaagacatttttttttcgaaagtttgatttttttaatagaaagatTATTTAtctagattaaaaaataaactaaatttgaaatttgaaaaaaaaaaagtcataagagGATGAGGGATAACTAGCCAGTAGGATTGAGCACAATGGACTAATCGAATTGGGAGCTTATTTAACAAGTTGGTTTGATCCGGTTTCGGGGGCATCGATTCAATTCTCGTTGGAGTCAATTATGGTTGATTCAGACCgaataatattatttatttaaaaaaatttctaaatgtaAATCTAAACCTATAACTAAATGCTTAAGATGCTCTGTATGACTTTCGGGTTTTGCAACAACGGGATACAATTAATTAGAGGTGATCCGATGAACATATCGTTAATGAGAAAAATCTAATGATacattacaaaaataataataataatgcgaTCGGTCCAATGATTGGACTACTTGGGGATTGGACTGGTCTATTCAATCTAATTCACAATTTAAAACTAGGAACCAGTCCTTTGGATTTGGTTCTTGGCTCTAGGGTAGGATTGGATCGGACCGAGAGCCGATCACCCCTACTAGCCAAGGCTCGTGccgagaaaatgattttctattttgataaaaggaaaacaacCTTACTAAAATTATTGAAATGATATTGTATAGTCTTTTAGATGTCAATTTTCTTATAGatgttatttttctaatattagaaaaaacaaagaggtAAGACCAATAATGGAgagcacaaaaaaaattgtgtcaattatttttgttatttcatACCATAATAAAAAGTTTTCGAAGCGATTTCACTATTTTTCTTATTAAGAACGAGTGAAAATGTAACGATTCATGTCGGAATGTCTCGATTTGTGTCCCGGAGTCGCGTTGGTATCTGGAATTTGCTGCCATCAGTATTGAAGGAGACATTTTTGTAGCTTCGACTCCTTTCTCGCTTCAGTCACGGCCATGGGCTCTCCCTTTCGTTGCAAGCCATGTTAGCAAAACACGATCATGATGCTTTCTTTACGTGTAAATCCCTCCTCCTCTTTCGGCTTTCAGTCCGAAGTCCTCAGCACCACTTATTTACCCTGAAGGTCCCATCAAAGCCTATTACTAACGCTGCAACAAGAAGCGACAGACCCAGTAGCTTCCTTGTTTATTGCAACACCCAGATCACGAAGCATGGAAGAAACGGTCAGGTCGAAGAGGCTGAATCCGTGTTCCGACGGATGCCCTTCAGGAATACCATTTCGTGGACTGCCATGCTCACCGCGTATGCAGACAATGGGCGGATTCGGAACGCCCGGCAAatgttcgacgaaatgcccGACAGGAATACTGCTTCGTATAATGCGATGATCACTGCCTACATTCGCAACGATTGGAATGTCAATAGAGCTTATAAGTTGTTTGCTGAGATTCCCGACCGCAACGCGGTCTCTTACGGTGCCATGATCACAGGGTTTGTTCGGGCAGGGAAGGTAGATAAAGCAAAAGAACTTTACCTTTCGATGCCAGTCGAGTGGCGAGATCCTGTGTGCTCAAATGCATTGATAAGTGGGTATCTGAAGTTGGGGGCACTCGAAGAGGCAGTTTGGGTTTTTGAGGGTATGGCACAAAGAGATGTCGTTTCCTGGAGCTCTATGTTGGACGGATATTGCAAGAATGTTGGCGTGGGCGCTGCCAGAGGGTTGTTCGATAAGATGCCGGAGCGAAATGTTGTATCTTGGACTGCTATGATTAATGGGTATATGAAGATGGGGCAGTTTGAATGTGGTTTTGATCTTTTTCTGGATATGAGAAAGGAAGGAACAGTAAAGGTGAATTCTACAACACTTACTGTTATGTTTGAAGCTTGTGGTGAGTTTGGGAGATCCCAAGAAGGAATTGAGATGCATGGATTAGTGTTTCAACTTGGACTTGAATTTGACTTATTTATAAGAAATTCCATTATCAAAATGTATTCTAGTTTCGGTTATATAGATGATGCTATTAAGTTTTTTAACTCAATGGACGAAAGGAATGAAGTCACATGGAATAGTCTAATCTCTGCTTATGTCCAGAATGATAGTATTGAAGAAGCCTATCATCTATTTGCAAAGATGCCCAGGAAGGATGCAGTCTCTTGGACAACTATTATTTCAGGATATTTTGGAAACGGAATGATTGATAGATCGATTAAGCTATTTGAAATGATGCCTGTAAAAGATGACATTGCATGGACAGCCATGATATCTGGTTTTGTGAAGAATGGCAAATTTGAGGAGGCATTCCATTGGTACATTCGAATGCTTCGGAAAGCAATCAAGCCGAATCCTCTTACTTTGAGCAGTGTGCTTGGTGCTTCTGCTGGTTTGGCAACACTGAACCATGGTGTACAGATTCATGCTCATGTTTTGAAGATGGACCTGGAGTGTGTTCTTTCTATGCAGAACTCATTAATATCGATGTACTCAAAGTGTGGAAGTGTTCTTGATGCCTACAGAATATTCACAGAAACAACTGACCCTAACATAGTCTCTTATAATTCTATCATCACTGGGCTTGCTCAAAATGGATTTGGCACAGAAGCTCTCAGATTATTCAAAAAGATGCAGAGTGCGAGTCAGGAGCCCAATGGAGTTACATTTCTTGCCATTCTCTCTGCATGCACTCATGTGGGGCTTGTTGTAGAAGGATGGAATTATTTAAAATCCATGAAGTCATTATACGGGATAGAACCAGGGCCCGATCATTATGCTTGCATGGTTGACCTCCTTGGCCGAGCTGGATTGCTGGATGAAGCTATTTGTTTGATTAGTTCCATGCCTCTGGAGCCCCACCCTGGTGTTTGGGGAGCGCTTCTTAGTGCAGGTAAGATCCACTCGCGGGTTGATGTTGCAGAGCTTGCAGCCCAAAGACTGATCAAGTTGCAACCTGATAATGCAACATCTTATGTTGTTTTGTCCAACCTATATTATACCTCTGGGAAGCAGGATTTTTCTGACCATGTTAGAATGGCCCAGAAATCTAAAAGAGTGAGAAAGAGTCCAGGATGCAGTTGGATTATGATGAAGGACAGTGTCCATTTGTTTCTTGCGGGAGACAAATCCCATACAAGTATCAGAGACATAGAAGCTACTCTATGCACTATCTCAAAGGAAATACTACTTTTAGAATCTTAGTTCTAATGACTCCTCAATCCTCTCATCCCATCTAATGACAAATGATTGTCGTTGATAATGGGGTGGCAAGTCATCCAGGATACTTCTGCAGACTGTTTCCTAGCATAGAGCTAGAGCCTTTTTTGGGGTTGGTGCTTCTCTCTGAAATGGAGAATTTGATCTTCCATCTGTCTCATCTGGTGGATCAGCCTCCACTGCAGATAAATCGACAGTCATTTCACTGCTCAACTTGGGTATCTTTCTAACAATAAAAGGTATAGTACTAACTGAACTTAAATCGATGTAATTTCTGTCTTATATCTTGTTAAAACGGTTTTTCTCTATCCATGGGCAATGAGTTTTGGTATCAGTATTTGTAGGAGTAGGCGAATGTACTCGTGAAGGCCTTTTTGCCATGCAGAAACTAAACCAACAATTAGGATGATTCCCCCAATCTTGTGCTTAATTACTTTCATGCTTCTTTTTATTGCCTTTTGTTGACTGACAGGAACTTGCGATGTGTTAAAGAATGCACTTAGATTTGGAAGCTACTGTTTCTGCTGGCAGTAGGAGATGACCTGCAATCTGTCCTTGACGTTCTTTGCCTGCCCAGCAGGGGACTGGTCACTGTGCATTAGCGCCGATGGTTGAATCACACCTGACATCCCTGATGCTGGTAGGGTGGAACATTTGAACAGGGACTTGTTGAAGCTCGACTATCTTTGCTGAAAATCAGGACCGTGCAAGCGTTCAGATCGTTCCTGCTGCAACAAAAGTTTATCATCTAGTAAGAGGCTATTCTCCGAGCGACATCAGCACTCGGTCTTCCCTTTGCATGAACCGCAGCCTTCTTGCGCTTCTCATTGCCATGGCTTTTTGGCAATCCGTGGTGCGTCTAACTCAGTTccaaaaatctgaaaaatggtCCCTCAAGGCTCGACGTGGACGCATCTTATCCTCCTCATTGGGGCCAAATCTTAGTGGCCTGCAAGAGTAATGTGGGTGGCGCCGGATTAGTAATGGCAAGGCGCGAAGGCAGGATTATTGTGTCCACGCAGTTGGTATATTCGTCCTCTCAAGCTTCCGATGGTTGTGGCGCCGCTACTTGTCGCCATAGCAGCCGCTTATCGAAATGTTGAAGTGTTTGTGGGGAAGTTGGAAATGTCAACCTCAATGGccactctcttttttctccatgATCATTTATtaaaaggattaataccacaaaaaaactttaaactgatatatctatgataaatttacctcaaattagtttttttaccacaaaagcTTGAAATTGGTATATACGTatcaaatttatctcaaattgatacatatgtaataaatttatcatcaatTAATTTTCGTTCGAACGGGTGAATATGTCACAAACTTACCTTTCTTTAGTTTTGATTAGATTTTACcgttaaattgttgagttaaatgacatgtgacagttaacgggtttatcaatttggagtttttacttttcatttgtcattggtgtattaatttggaatttttcatgccATTAATTCAATTTTACGGAAATTAATGGAGGGCAAATTTGTTAcatttttatggtcaaaaaattagtttaaggtaaatttatcacagaactactttatgattttttgtggtcaaaaaattaatttggaataaatttattataagtgtatcaatataagatttttcatggtattaattctTATTAAAATCTACAGATGATTTACTAATTCATTCCTTAAAAACACTGTCTAATTGAGGTAATTATTACAACGAGATACTTTCTCATGTGTTCACAACACGAGAATGTAGCAAAGCTATGATCTTGCGGACATTTACGATGCACAAATTTAAGTTGCCCACAGCTAGTATCgatttttttgttggaaaatggATTACGGcatctttcttccttttatgtGGCTGTGGGTAACCCCACATTTTCATCTTGTTCGGCATATATACATGAACATGTGGACGTTGAGAGGCTCCACTCGACGCATTGGATATTTTGGAGTCGACccttctccatctcctccaTCTTTCTCAGACCGACCGGACCGCCATGGCCGCGACGACGAGCATGTTGGTGAAGCTTTCGATGCTCTTCAATCTCTTGTCCACCTCGCGCTTGGGACTTTGGTCGAATCAGGAGCACGTGAGGGCGTTCCCGCCGACGTGCGACCGCATCGAGTGCCCAAGCTTCGACGTCGTGCACGTGGGCGACGGCTACGAGATCCGCCGCTACAACTCCACTGTGTGGATGTCCACTGCCCCCATCCCCGGCATCTCTCTCGTCGAAGCCACTCGCTCCGGCTTCCGCCAGTATGATCCTTACATCTTCATTTATCAGTTTAATAATTTCTATTGCCACTCCCATGTCCAGTTCATGTCGTGATTGAGTCGGATCGAGGCGTGCACTCGTGTCGAGAATTGCAatccttgttttgttttgttttgctaGCTTGTACCGTATGGTATAGATCTTAAGATTCTAGAACACATTCCTCACTCGTTTAAGTTATAATTCCTCCTATTTAGCTTAGGCGGAAATCTATGGCGATGGTGTGCGAGGAAAGTGCCCTCAAGAGTGATGCCCAGAACGCCTGTTGGCCTAAATTAAGTGAAAAAGGGTCTGCAGAATCCTACATAAATCATCGGTGTTGTCGGATTATCTTTGGAACGGATTGAGGAATTTACATGTCGTAGCCCTTGTGGCCATCATTTTCGTGTTTTTCGGCTTCCCTTTGATTGAAATTGGTTTCCTCAAATTAGCCTAGGTTCATGCGTGAGAGAGCTCTGATGTGTCTATTAGAAAGTCGTGCGACTTCTATTTCTGTAATGGTTCGCACGTATTGACACAGTATTGCGTTCGCATGTAATTCGATAGTATTGTTGGGGATCGAAACTTTTGGATGACTGAAGATAAGATTTCACATTTTTGTCAGTCATCTTTTCCTCATTCAATCTGTCTTGTTGATCAAAGTTTCGATTGGGATAGGATTGAATCGATTTAGCCATTCACATGAAACTCCTTAGTGAAACATATAGCTGAGAATTAGACCTCCGTTTTCTGTCTAAACATCCCGCCTAATCGATTCTCAGGCTATTTGACTACATACAAGGTAAGAACAGCTATGAAAAACAGATAGAGATGACGGCACCAGTGATCACCGAGGTCTCTCCAAGCAACGGCCCTATTTGCGCGTCCTCATTTGTGGTGAGCTTCTATGTCCCGAAAGAGAACCAAGCCAACCCGCCCCCAGCGGAAGGCCTCCATGCTCAGAGGTGGAAGCCCACGTATGTCGCCACTAGACAGTTTGGAGGATTCGTCGCTGACTCTGATGTTGCAGTGGAGGCAGCTGCCTTGGAAGCCAGCCTTAGCGGCACTACTTGGGCTAAAGCCATCGAGAAGAgccgagagaaagagagcagcGCTGGCGCCTCGGTTTACACAGTCGCCCAGTATAATTCTCCGTTCGAGTTCGATGACAGAGTGAATGAGATATGGATGCTGTTCGACATGGAAGACGCTTCCTCTGTATGAATCAGAGAGTGAAGGATAGAGAAGTATCTCTAGTTTTTCACATATAACTTTGAGTTTAGTGGGGGAACTTGCACAGCTGCCATGTGACATCCTACTTTGATGTGTCCTGGATATTTGATCTCTTCTTCAATTGAGGTCAATAATTACCAACTATCctatgaaattaccaactttcgTTTGAGTGACTTTTCAACTTTACTACGGTTAAGTTATCAATAGTTTAGGTTACTAACCTCTCAATCGAGTTACTTACCAATGTTTATTTGTTACCCCATcgattatatgaaaataaaagTTGTATAAGGTAATATAGAATCCACTAATTTGCCAAATTACGAACAGTATTTTAGTACTTACGCACGTTTATTGAAATTTGTCAgcatgaaaaatttggggagGCTATTGTGCATAAGTACTCGAATGAAATGTAAAGGAAAGGGCATGTCCAAGCATTTCCGGATAAAATGATACTGTAAATCTCAAcctttttattacaaaaaaaggAGTAAGAATACACGATGTCTGAACTAAAATTCGTATGCATAAGCGAAAACTAGGATTGAGCCCACAGCCATAGCTGGTGCAGCTCATCATCCACAGAAGGCATCTCCTTCATCAACCTGTTGAACGATTCGTCCCTGCACAGCGACGCATTTGTTCGCTGAACCGTCTCAAAACGGCTCCGCTCCGGGATGGCTCTTTGTCCGCCTCCTTCAGAAGAGCGGTGGAAGAGGTTGTCCGCTGACTTTGGCGAAACGGCAACCGTGGAATCCTTGCCGGTCAGCTTCTGGACAACGGATTTGAAGCTGGCCGCGTCGGTTTCGATGTGCTGAGTGTTTATGATCACCACCTTAACCGGGTACGCATCTCCTCCTCTGCCCGACATTGCTGAAAGACCTTTCTTGGGACGGTGTAATATAAAACGCGAGAAGATGAAGGTCGAGAACGAGAAATCTTCCGCTTCTGCTATGAATGTGGTTCGGAACGCTTCCTCTTGGCTTGCGTTCCTCTTATTTATAAGTTGGACGACTGAACCGCGGGGGAGAAACAGCCAAAGGAAGCTATTTCACGTACGATCTTTAAGAGAGTTTGAAAAAATGGAGGGGTCTACTTAATACCGGGGACATAAGTTGACCACTGCAGTCATTTCAGTTGAATTTTAAGCAGCAGTCTAGAAGGACCAGAAGAGACAGAGGAGAGAAATTGGGTCAAAATTAACGTTAAAGAAAGGAAACAGTCAACGGGCGTGCATGCACATGGGGGTTGATCTCATCAATCATCGAGAGAAGAACAATCAATCTCAAGACGAGCGAGAAAGACAAGTCAAACCCGACGACCAAACACAGGCAAAGACCAGTCAGCCCAAAAGGCGAGACACTCGTCATATTTGGGTTGCGTGCGATATCAAAGTCCGACAATCGGGCACAAAAATGCTCTACGGTGAATTTGTCCCTCATATGTATATCGATGTTATTCCTTTTCCAATGCTATTACATACATACCGTTAAACTCACTTTATTAGACGATGAGAATAAAACTAACTAGATATGAAATTAGTGAGATATAACTTGTAAGTTTTTGGTAGTTATAATATATAGGGAAATGTTTCTTTGACAGTACTATCGAGGACAGATCGatctcaatcataaatctaCACACTATcatcgcatgttttgcataaaacactcattgattgggagatcacGTGGTTAGAAATAACCTGGCGATATTATCGATTATCGTACTAGAGGGACCCTAATATATACCATCCGAGAGTTGCCGGATCTGGTGCTTTCAAGTTGGAATACGGATTCAACCGGCAATGAAGTTAGTTCCTTTTTTATTACAAATAGCAATAATATatctattttcatttcatatATGTTTGGTAGATGGAGACGGAATTGTTCGAGCCGACATTCCTTTTCGAAGGGCGGAATCAAATCGTATAGTAACTCTTAAAGAAAGGAATTATAGACTAAGGTACCATTTGATTCgtgaaaaatgtgatgttttcaaaaaatatttttcaaaacttcatttttcatgaaaatgactatattttctgATGTTTGGCTGAgacttaaaaataaattgaaaaacaattttcgTTGATTGGCAAGGAATTATGTTCATGGAGGTCAAGACGCGAGACCCCACATTCttgtctctcttcttctctctctctctctctctctgaaatttGGTGTATCCTTCCATGCTTAGTCCCTGCCTGATGCTTCCATGTGCCTCCCATCTGATTCCCATCCACCCAATGGGCCATACTTATGTTATGTTTAACGcaccctctttctctctctctctctcgatctcgatctcgacgAGCCGAACGACGATGTGGGGACATGATCATCTGAGCTCTCCAACCCCACACACAAGACTCATCGACCTTTCCTCTGTTTTTATTGGGGATTGCATGCATGAACAATGCCAATAGAAACAAATGCACGCGAAACCAAAACTAAGAAATTGGTAGAGAAAAGGAACATCAGTTAAATATGAAGGGCTCCCATGCATAGTTTTCTTGGAGCATGTAGCCTTCCCATGTTGGGGCCAACTTAACTTTCCTAAGTTTTATATTGTTGTTAGTACTTCAATGTGGTTTCACCGAGCACAGAGCAGGTCCTTCGGGGGTCCTACACGGTAGTTGGCAGTTTTTTCGGGTGGAGTCGGTTGGTCTTCGAATCATTTGAGTCGATTTTGCGAAGATCGAGACTTGCATGTCAAGCATAACCAGTGAAGGTTCCATGCTCTATAGGCGTAGAAATTCATAAATTACAGGCGTAACGGGCCAAGTTGAGACTATCCTCGAtaatgcaaaagataagaaaattctGCCCTTTTGGCAGGCATGTGGCCACTTGACCTTGATGCTGCATGGCAAAAATATTGCAGTCAAATGTTATGGTCCTCTGGGTTCCTCTCTTCTGCACATGATGGACGGTGATCATTACCCTACTGcgaatatttattcatttttgcagAAGAAAAGCACTCGAATATCTTGAGATAACAaagtaaaaaccctaaaacaaGAACACCCATCTCGTCAGTATCACGAAGTAGAGACTTGAGAACATGCACAACATGCacttgagggaaaaaaaaaaaaaaagaggagaatcTGTAGTTGATTATATAAAACAACCAGCAACTACCTTACATTGATTACACATGAAGTCAGATTGTGAGACGCAGCATATCTCTCAAACCCAACTGATAACAATGGGTGTTTTAACTGTTGAAAAGGTTGAGAATCGGGAATCAAATCAGCAACATACAACTGCCGGCGGAGGGACTTGTTAATCATCAACAACATGAACATGAGCAAGGGAGACGAGACGAGGAGAACTTTGAGATTTACAATAAGGTGGGGAGGCTGACAATAATGGAGATACCAAATCTTTGAGGGTAGCCAAAATTAATCAAGGGTAAAAAAGCATGTGAGGCACCATGTGGACACGTGAGTTCATGAGTATTATTATGCGCGAAAGAAGGCACGAAATCTTCGCACATGAAGGGCTTCTACACCATCCTTGTCGAAGCAAAAACGATCACCTTCTTATAAATTATCTTATGTATGTATTCCACTGGACATATACAATTAGATACATCTCTTATATCATCTATAAATTTGATTATCACCAGCCGTCCCACCCACCTTTGTTGTTTTAGTGGTAACATGTCCGAAGTTTTGTCATATTTCGAGCCTTGAATTTTTCAACCAATGTCGGCGGAATTTTTCTTTATACACAAGCTCTGTTGGAGTCAAGATGTGTGTATGCACGAAACCACCTCTGAATATCATGTCACGATGCGGTTTATGTTCAAAAATCTCACCCGGAAGAAGCCTTTCTAGTGATGATAGTCTATGATCTAAGTGATCAAAATCGAAAGAATCCAATGGTGCtgtaatattttccatacctGTGTTTACACGGTCGGCTAATGATTTATATAGtctatcaattattttttcgCAACCCAAACCGAGTAGCCTCTAAATTATGACTTTATGAGATGTCTCGATTCAAAATGATAAGCCACATATACATGCTTTAATAATGTGGATGGATATGAATTAAGGTCCTATCATGTGAAATCTCCCACCTATTGGGAaagttgtcaaaaaagttctaaacctattgcacttttgctaattcaatcctaaacatttcaattttgtcaattgagtcatagaccttttcacatttttccaattaagtcatttggccaatttcggatgaaaatcgctaatgtgaatCACAGTCGTCCTACCTTTTTCTGGTAATTCTAACGACGGTCCCACAGTACCCAACACCTCCACACAAGCACTACCGCACCACCGCCGCACTCGAGctctttttgcaagttttccaATTACTTCCAATAAGCACCATCGCCCAGACTTCTTTGTCAGCTTCAACATGCATCCAAGCGTGGTCGCCGTAAAGTCGTGCCCTTAGCAGCCATCCCAATGAGATCCAGATGACTACCTTACACGTCCCAACATGCCGTCGCACTTAATAGAT from Rhodamnia argentea isolate NSW1041297 chromosome 2, ASM2092103v1, whole genome shotgun sequence encodes the following:
- the LOC115756479 gene encoding pentatricopeptide repeat-containing protein At1g53600, mitochondrial translates to MLAKHDHDAFFTCKSLLLFRLSVRSPQHHLFTLKVPSKPITNAATRSDRPSSFLVYCNTQITKHGRNGQVEEAESVFRRMPFRNTISWTAMLTAYADNGRIRNARQMFDEMPDRNTASYNAMITAYIRNDWNVNRAYKLFAEIPDRNAVSYGAMITGFVRAGKVDKAKELYLSMPVEWRDPVCSNALISGYLKLGALEEAVWVFEGMAQRDVVSWSSMLDGYCKNVGVGAARGLFDKMPERNVVSWTAMINGYMKMGQFECGFDLFLDMRKEGTVKVNSTTLTVMFEACGEFGRSQEGIEMHGLVFQLGLEFDLFIRNSIIKMYSSFGYIDDAIKFFNSMDERNEVTWNSLISAYVQNDSIEEAYHLFAKMPRKDAVSWTTIISGYFGNGMIDRSIKLFEMMPVKDDIAWTAMISGFVKNGKFEEAFHWYIRMLRKAIKPNPLTLSSVLGASAGLATLNHGVQIHAHVLKMDLECVLSMQNSLISMYSKCGSVLDAYRIFTETTDPNIVSYNSIITGLAQNGFGTEALRLFKKMQSASQEPNGVTFLAILSACTHVGLVVEGWNYLKSMKSLYGIEPGPDHYACMVDLLGRAGLLDEAICLISSMPLEPHPGVWGALLSAGKIHSRVDVAELAAQRLIKLQPDNATSYVVLSNLYYTSGKQDFSDHVRMAQKSKRVRKSPGCSWIMMKDSVHLFLAGDKSHTSIRDIEATLCTISKEILLLES
- the LOC115756484 gene encoding heme-binding protein 2; the protein is MAATTSMLVKLSMLFNLLSTSRLGLWSNQEHVRAFPPTCDRIECPSFDVVHVGDGYEIRRYNSTVWMSTAPIPGISLVEATRSGFRQLFDYIQGKNSYEKQIEMTAPVITEVSPSNGPICASSFVVSFYVPKENQANPPPAEGLHAQRWKPTYVATRQFGGFVADSDVAVEAAALEASLSGTTWAKAIEKSREKESSAGASVYTVAQYNSPFEFDDRVNEIWMLFDMEDASSV
- the LOC115756491 gene encoding VQ motif-containing protein 10-like, which encodes MSGRGGDAYPVKVVIINTQHIETDAASFKSVVQKLTGKDSTVAVSPKSADNLFHRSSEGGGQRAIPERSRFETVQRTNASLCRDESFNRLMKEMPSVDDELHQLWLWAQS